From Delphinus delphis chromosome X, mDelDel1.2, whole genome shotgun sequence, a single genomic window includes:
- the ZNF275 gene encoding zinc finger protein 275 — translation MGEVAQSQEMASTSSPTASEHSPEVKQNGDSEGRGGSPQNLPVEHHFACKECGDAFRLKVLLVQHQRIHSEEKGWECGDCGQAFRGVSEFNEHRKSHVAAEPRPGPSRALDEAVEKREQMEREAKPFECEECGKRFKKNAGLSQHLRVHSREKPFDCEECGRSFKVNTHLFRHQKLHTSEKPFACKTCGRDFLDRQEFLKHQRMHTGHLPFDCDDCGKSFRGVNGLAEHQRIHSGAKPYGCPHCGKLFRRSSELTKHRRIHTGEKPYECSQCGKAFRQSSSLLEHQRIHTGERPYACGDCGKAFRGPSDLIKHRRIHSGLKPYECDKCGKAFRRSSGLSRHRRTHSGARRCECSECGRVFKRRSALQKHQPTHRE, via the coding sequence ATGGGTGAAGTCGCCCAGTCACAGGAGATGGCGTCCACGAGCTCCCCGACGGCCAGCGAGCACAGCCCTGAGGTCAAACAGAACGGGGactctgaggggaggggagggagccccCAGAATCTGCCTGTAGAACATCATTTTGCGTGTAAAGAGTGTGGGGATGCCTTTCGGCTTAAGGTCCTCCTCGTGCAGCACCAGCGAATTCACAGTGAGGAAAAGGGCTGGGAGTGCGGCGATTGCGGGCAGGCTTTTCGCGGGGTGTCTGAGTTCAACGAGCACCGGAAGAGCCACGTGGCGGCAGAGCCCCGGCCGGGCCCCAGCCGGGCCCTTGACGAGGCCGTGGAGAAGAGGGAGCAAATGGAGAGGGAGGCGAAGCCCTTCGAGTGTGAAGAATGTGGGAAAAGGTTCAAGAAGAACGCGGGCCTCAGTCAGCATCTGCGCGTCCACAGCCGCGAGAAGCCCTTTGACTGCGAGGAATGCGGCCGCTCCTTCAAAGTCAACACCCACCTCTTTCGCCATCAGAAGCTGCACACTTCGGAGAAACCCTTTGCCTGCAAGACGTGTGGCAGGGATTTCCTGGATCGCCAGGAGTTTCTCAAGCACCAGCGGATGCACACCGGCCACCTGCCCTTCGACTGCGACGACTGCGGCAAGTCCTTCCGAGGGGTCAACGGCCTGGCCGAGCACCAGCGCATCCACAGCGGGGCCAAGCCCTACGGCTGCCCCCACTGCGGCAAGCTCTTCCGGAGGAGCTCAGAGCTCACCAAGCATCGGCGGATCCACACGGGCGAGAAGCCGTACGAGTGCAGCCAGTGCGGGAAGGCCTTCCGGCAGAGCTCCAGCCTCCTGGAGCACCAGCGCATCCACACCGGGGAGCGGCCCTACGCGTGTGGCGACTGCGGCAAGGCCTTCCGGGGGCCCTCCGACCTCATCAAACACCGGCGCATCCACAGCGGACTGAAACCCTACGAGTGCGACAAGTGCGGGAAGGCCTTCCGCCGGAGCTCCGGCCTGAGTCGCCATCGGAGGACCCACAGCGGGGCAAGACGCTGCGAGTGCAGCGAGTGTGGCCGCGTGTTCAAGAGGCGGTCCGCGCTGCAGAAGCATCAACCGACCCACCGCGAGTAG